One genomic region from Arthrobacter sp. YN encodes:
- a CDS encoding PadR family transcriptional regulator codes for MHNSFPANGFMGNNLDGMWQAVEEFRSRFEKRSGTRAGRGELRSAILALLAERPMHGYQIIHEIEERSGGSWKPSAGSVYPTLQLLADEGFVSAEESNGRKIYSLTEAGREDVAGSETSAPWDSLGTSSSPGFAALPKAGVDLAQAAAQVGRTGTPKQVQEAVTVLEEARRRLYSILAQD; via the coding sequence ATGCACAATTCATTCCCTGCAAACGGATTCATGGGCAACAACCTGGACGGCATGTGGCAAGCCGTTGAGGAGTTCCGTTCCCGGTTCGAAAAACGTTCCGGAACCCGTGCGGGCCGCGGTGAGCTGCGATCGGCGATTCTTGCCCTGCTTGCTGAGCGTCCCATGCACGGCTACCAGATCATTCATGAAATCGAAGAGCGTAGCGGCGGTAGTTGGAAGCCGAGTGCCGGCTCCGTCTATCCCACCCTGCAGCTGTTGGCGGACGAGGGTTTCGTCAGTGCGGAGGAGTCCAACGGGCGCAAAATCTACTCTCTGACCGAAGCGGGCAGGGAGGATGTGGCTGGTTCTGAAACGTCCGCGCCATGGGACTCCTTGGGAACGTCATCGAGCCCGGGTTTCGCTGCACTGCCCAAGGCGGGTGTGGACCTGGCGCAGGCTGCGGCGCAGGTCGGCCGTACCGGAACACCCAAGCAAGTGCAGGAGGCTGTAACGGTGCTTGAGGAGGCACGCCGCCGCCTGTACTCGATCCTCGCCCAGGACTGA
- a CDS encoding SDR family oxidoreductase translates to MASICVAGGTGQVGREVVRLALDAGHAVTSLSRHVPPPGSEKHHDGATYVAGDVTTGEGLAAALEGVDVVIDCLEGQFGKAQREFADGGARLLASAHLAGVGRAVALSIINCDLSRYSYYVSKAGKERKYAASPLETVVVRATQFHGLVAMIFAAGAKVRLIPVFKRTRFQTISPVDVARALLDAAMESASPERHRLRTLGGPEVLTMRQMAESWKAVTGARGTIVEVPLPGAMGAFLRSGNNLIPGQKDGVETFVSWLEKRRESL, encoded by the coding sequence ATGGCCAGTATCTGCGTCGCCGGCGGTACCGGCCAGGTAGGTCGCGAGGTTGTCCGGCTTGCTCTGGATGCGGGTCATGCGGTGACCTCTTTGTCACGCCACGTGCCCCCTCCCGGCTCGGAGAAGCATCACGACGGCGCCACCTACGTTGCGGGCGACGTCACCACAGGAGAAGGGCTGGCGGCCGCACTGGAGGGCGTCGACGTCGTGATTGACTGCCTTGAAGGTCAGTTCGGCAAAGCCCAACGAGAATTCGCCGACGGCGGTGCCCGGCTTCTTGCCTCGGCTCACCTTGCGGGGGTCGGCAGGGCCGTGGCGTTGTCCATCATTAACTGCGATCTCAGCAGGTACTCGTATTACGTCTCGAAGGCTGGGAAAGAACGGAAGTACGCTGCTTCTCCGCTGGAGACTGTGGTGGTTCGCGCAACACAGTTTCACGGATTGGTGGCAATGATCTTCGCTGCCGGGGCCAAAGTGCGCCTCATCCCTGTCTTCAAGCGCACAAGATTCCAGACCATCTCGCCGGTTGACGTTGCACGGGCACTGCTGGACGCTGCCATGGAGAGCGCCTCTCCTGAACGTCACCGCCTGCGTACGCTGGGTGGTCCGGAAGTGCTCACCATGCGGCAGATGGCGGAGTCGTGGAAGGCCGTTACCGGCGCGCGGGGAACGATTGTGGAAGTGCCGTTGCCCGGGGCGATGGGTGCATTCCTGCGATCCGGCAACAACCTGATCCCCGGGCAAAAGGATGGTGTGGAGACGTTCGTGTCGTGGTTGGAAAAGCGCCGGGAAAGTTTGTAG
- a CDS encoding GNAT family N-acetyltransferase: MYGSAIWPVTLESGDLLLRPIRYRDKREWSEVRSRNSEWLAPWEASNPAPGGRLPSYRQMVASLNNQARQSTALPFLIVERTPGFREPLIVGQLTVSSIIWGSAMMATLGYWVDKERAGHGIAPTAVAMATDHCFKVLGLHRMEINIRPENSPSLRVVEKLGFRDEGYRERYLHINGEWADHRSFALTSDEVPEGLLRRWLRG, translated from the coding sequence ATGTACGGCTCTGCGATCTGGCCGGTGACGCTGGAAAGCGGAGACCTGCTTCTTCGCCCTATCCGATACCGTGACAAGCGGGAGTGGTCTGAAGTCCGTTCGCGGAACAGCGAATGGCTTGCTCCCTGGGAGGCGTCCAACCCGGCACCGGGTGGGCGCCTGCCCAGTTATCGGCAGATGGTGGCCTCGCTGAACAACCAAGCACGCCAGTCCACGGCATTGCCTTTCCTCATCGTCGAGCGGACCCCTGGATTCCGTGAGCCGCTCATCGTAGGGCAATTGACCGTTTCTTCCATCATTTGGGGATCGGCCATGATGGCCACGCTGGGGTACTGGGTGGATAAGGAGCGGGCCGGGCACGGTATTGCTCCGACGGCGGTGGCCATGGCTACGGACCATTGCTTCAAGGTGTTGGGCCTTCACCGCATGGAAATCAATATCAGGCCCGAAAACTCGCCCAGCCTGAGGGTGGTTGAGAAGCTTGGATTCCGGGATGAGGGGTATCGGGAACGGTACCTGCACATTAACGGCGAATGGGCTGACCACCGATCCTTTGCCCTGACATCGGACGAGGTTCCTGAGGGCCTGTTGCGTCGGTGGCTCAGGGGATAA
- the galU gene encoding UTP--glucose-1-phosphate uridylyltransferase GalU, with amino-acid sequence MMYSFRYISPVTLDNNAVRKAVIPAAGLGTRFLPATKAMPKEMLPVVDKPAIQYVVEEAVKVGLHDVLMITGRSKRALEDHFDRVPALEATLAEKGDTAKLEAIQSATNLGDIHYVRQGDPNGLGHAVLRAKQHVGHEPFAVLLGDDLIDARDNLLSDMIAVQQKTGGSVVALIEVEPSKISAYGCADVEEIGEDGYVRIKQLVEKPSPEEAPSNLAVIGRYVLHPAVFDVLEKTEPGRGGEIQLTDALEVLAAGEGEGYGVYGVVFRGRRYDTGDKLSYLKACIELACEREDLGPELREWLPTFTASLPK; translated from the coding sequence ATGATGTATTCCTTCCGTTACATTAGTCCGGTGACTCTCGATAACAATGCTGTCCGTAAGGCCGTCATCCCCGCAGCGGGTCTTGGTACCCGTTTCCTGCCTGCAACAAAGGCGATGCCGAAGGAAATGCTGCCCGTGGTTGACAAGCCAGCCATCCAGTACGTCGTCGAAGAGGCGGTCAAGGTTGGCCTGCACGACGTCCTGATGATCACGGGGCGCAGCAAGCGCGCCCTGGAGGATCATTTCGACCGTGTGCCGGCGCTGGAAGCGACGCTGGCCGAAAAGGGCGATACCGCCAAGCTTGAGGCCATCCAATCCGCCACCAACCTCGGTGACATCCACTACGTCCGCCAAGGCGACCCCAACGGCCTGGGCCACGCTGTCCTTCGTGCGAAGCAGCACGTCGGGCACGAGCCTTTTGCCGTACTCCTCGGCGACGACCTGATCGACGCCCGCGATAACCTCCTGAGCGACATGATCGCCGTCCAGCAGAAGACTGGCGGTTCCGTGGTTGCCTTGATCGAGGTGGAGCCCTCCAAGATCAGCGCCTATGGTTGCGCCGACGTCGAGGAGATCGGTGAAGACGGCTACGTCCGCATCAAGCAGCTCGTGGAAAAGCCTTCTCCGGAAGAAGCGCCGTCCAACCTTGCCGTGATCGGCCGCTACGTGCTGCATCCGGCAGTGTTCGATGTTCTTGAAAAGACTGAGCCGGGCCGTGGTGGCGAGATCCAGCTGACCGACGCCCTCGAGGTATTGGCAGCCGGCGAAGGTGAAGGCTACGGCGTGTATGGCGTTGTTTTCCGGGGCCGTCGCTACGACACCGGTGACAAACTCAGCTACCTCAAGGCCTGCATCGAGTTGGCCTGCGAACGCGAGGACCTCGGTCCTGAACTGCGTGAGTGGCTGCCGACCTTCACTGCCTCGCTTCCCAAGTAA
- a CDS encoding 5-formyltetrahydrofolate cyclo-ligase — MASKEDIRSSRRLQRRTLSPEQIAAAGASIAQHGTAWAAAASSGTAATFAVYVGVAFEPPTMPLIHSLHEAGHRILLPVCEPGRQLSWVYWTPSTVFVRSSYAPIDEPEGERLESQVVAGAAGIFMPATAVDRDGNRIGQGGGYYDRLLHGLDGSGRRPPTIAVVYDDDLLPSGSIPAEAFDRPVREVLTPSGVVRLDDRGQ, encoded by the coding sequence ATGGCATCGAAGGAAGACATCCGCAGCAGCCGCCGCCTCCAAAGGCGCACCCTCTCCCCCGAACAGATCGCTGCTGCCGGCGCGTCCATCGCGCAGCATGGCACGGCATGGGCGGCTGCAGCCTCCTCCGGCACGGCGGCCACTTTTGCCGTCTATGTAGGCGTCGCGTTTGAGCCACCCACCATGCCGCTCATCCATTCCCTGCACGAGGCCGGACACAGGATCCTCCTTCCCGTGTGCGAGCCCGGCCGGCAGTTGAGCTGGGTCTATTGGACCCCGTCGACAGTTTTCGTCCGCTCCTCCTATGCCCCTATCGACGAACCCGAGGGCGAACGCCTGGAAAGCCAGGTGGTGGCCGGAGCCGCGGGGATCTTCATGCCCGCCACGGCGGTGGACAGGGATGGCAACCGGATCGGCCAGGGGGGCGGTTACTACGACCGGCTCCTCCATGGGCTCGACGGTTCCGGCCGGCGGCCGCCCACCATTGCGGTGGTGTACGACGACGACCTGTTGCCTTCAGGTTCGATTCCCGCCGAAGCATTCGACCGCCCCGTACGGGAAGTGCTGACTCCTTCCGGCGTGGTCCGCCTCGACGACAGAGGCCAGTGA
- a CDS encoding FmdB family zinc ribbon protein: MPTYAYACKDCDHAFDIVQSFSDSSLTECPECKGALRKKFNSVGVVFKGSGFYRTDSRDAKGSTVSAAPATASSAPAPAPAPAAAAS, encoded by the coding sequence GTGCCCACATACGCATACGCCTGCAAAGACTGTGACCATGCCTTTGACATCGTCCAGTCCTTCTCTGACAGCTCCCTGACGGAGTGCCCCGAGTGCAAGGGCGCCCTTCGCAAGAAGTTCAACAGCGTCGGCGTCGTCTTCAAGGGCTCGGGTTTCTACCGGACTGATTCCCGTGATGCCAAGGGCAGCACCGTTTCAGCTGCCCCTGCTACCGCGTCGTCTGCTCCCGCACCCGCACCGGCACCGGCAGCTGCGGCCAGCTAA
- the cpaB gene encoding Flp pilus assembly protein CpaB translates to MPQQSRSVLLARARSSASPAGPWPPVPSGARGRSSRRRNNAASFSRPLDHSAPHGRRRRIGSWIARNRRLTVALLLCLAAGIAVQQLTPASESRISVMVAARDLPTGTTLTEADFTRVGVPQDLAVTGALLDGGALTGRQLAAPLSRGQIPTEASLLGPGLLTGSPVGTAAVPLRMADPSSIQLLSPGQLVTVVLTAAGSYDESRETQVLAGPVPVLWTSAHGGKAGEWLGTSDTEGLVVVAADPQQAEKLAGASTQGKLFFVLVNP, encoded by the coding sequence ATGCCACAACAGTCTCGAAGCGTCCTTCTTGCCCGCGCCAGGAGTTCAGCGTCGCCTGCCGGCCCTTGGCCCCCGGTTCCGTCTGGTGCCCGAGGCCGGTCGTCCCGGCGGCGCAACAATGCTGCAAGCTTTTCCCGGCCGCTGGACCATTCCGCACCTCATGGCAGAAGGCGGAGGATCGGCTCCTGGATCGCCCGGAACCGCCGTCTCACTGTTGCCCTCCTGCTGTGCCTGGCCGCCGGCATCGCCGTCCAACAGCTGACTCCGGCGTCGGAGTCGCGGATCAGCGTTATGGTGGCCGCCCGTGACCTGCCAACGGGAACCACTCTCACAGAAGCCGATTTCACCCGTGTGGGAGTGCCCCAGGACCTCGCCGTCACCGGAGCCCTCTTAGATGGCGGGGCCCTCACCGGCCGACAGTTGGCCGCGCCCTTGAGCCGAGGGCAGATCCCCACTGAGGCCAGCCTCCTGGGTCCCGGGCTTCTCACGGGGTCACCCGTGGGTACCGCAGCCGTTCCCCTGCGGATGGCCGACCCGTCGTCCATCCAGCTCCTCTCCCCTGGCCAGTTGGTCACGGTGGTCCTCACGGCAGCCGGATCCTATGACGAATCCAGGGAAACCCAAGTACTCGCCGGTCCCGTCCCCGTGCTCTGGACCTCAGCCCACGGAGGCAAGGCAGGCGAATGGCTGGGCACCAGCGACACCGAAGGCTTGGTGGTGGTTGCTGCGGATCCACAGCAAGCAGAAAAGCTTGCCGGCGCATCAACGCAGGGCAAGCTTTTCTTTGTTTTGGTCAACCCGTGA
- a CDS encoding AAA family ATPase, protein MPVWSKASKASTEKKAEVVSLGQGQEEGSEELRKWLSGLKPVTGADTMLRFVKTPEGAIDLSNAHPSGLAQLLAGRRTRLSTLIRDRQQYLVAARAARNIRSKIFELSNDRGIEAGYLSAGTVVWTSAVGGKPQRVSAPVMLASIILTIRPGEDDFELQLTEQARMNPALVRHLKSVHGIVFDVNAVARMAYNTARFDPQPVLDRLATLVQPIHGAEVDFNLLVTTLADLSGNLDDPWINMNNPTVAALAVAANGGDIEPEPIKAGRFPSLDLRDPADELLLLDADTDQQYVVDAVRAGDSLVVSTPPGSGQTQTAINAIGALVSEGKSVLVVGDRQSSLAGLSAHLESLGLDSMLFRPGNGTTPQQLKGQLVRAIMRNEKALEPQLGNLHQTLTGHRHALMDHVASLHNVRERWGCSPYQAMQSLAELTSIHPAPSTTVRLKRSVLDNIKDREELAGRLRRAAELGSFSRASTSSPWYGARLVTRKETEEAQQLARLAEEKLPVLRDRMKQVSDHAEIRLGDTFTEWGAQLELLIAVRESLDKFTPDIFDRPVHDLISATASSAWRRERNLEMPSMQRSRLRRVAKEYVRPGVHIADLHSSLVLVQEQRALWAGYATTQRHPAVPSGLADLGALYRELDGELHRLGAALKHTSAGGSLHGTPYLELMERLERLVADTATLETLPERTLLIEEMREHGLGELLSDLAAREVPAGSVAAELDLAWWQSALEAMISGDDYLAMSDGDSLRRLEAEYRLADQAHIASGAARLRWQLAQKWRQGLLEHPRQAELLRALLKDGRVTLPALSAQAPELVPLLVPVWSVSPYLLTGVLPAEQKFDAVVVIDAESTSLQAVLPAIARAKQVVAFGDAKIAHARTFSVAVEPPVAGVANHENVDSAFKALARVLPTWQLNWVYRAVDEDLILQLSKNYYDGGLRRLPDGNSVTGLDRSILVEYIPDGTGLPGADHEGVESVTAEVNRVVDLVFEHARLRPRTSLAVVTASLRHAARIGEAIRLQLPNHPLLSTFFGAGPESFRVVDLERAQGLVRDHVIFSLGYGRTPHGRALHSFGPLSTEGGRNRFALAMTRARRSMHVLSCFRPEDLDLDRLAHGAVDFYELLDRELSGNSNLGTPASRAVASEQALGEDPLVADLGERLRARGARVWHLYDGVLDIAAAADPVHTIGREGAEIPTPVAIESDGTERYRRMSVRERSRLRPQLLERMGWRYMSLWTIEVFTDPSSCADRIGSYLGLENHIPRSTSPEHGFLDMDVEQLSVDKGQQTFAPSPARQAPGQPDEAAGDADSEEENGKEVPLMEEATGPEDGSVTESAEPGADTTEETPDATAAAAKPGVSGILPTKAAEDDPRRWGDESGYDHEQWLKEQKPPHWG, encoded by the coding sequence ATGCCGGTATGGTCCAAGGCGTCTAAAGCTAGTACAGAAAAGAAGGCAGAAGTCGTGTCATTAGGTCAAGGCCAGGAAGAGGGCTCTGAAGAGCTCCGCAAATGGCTGTCTGGTCTTAAACCCGTCACCGGGGCGGACACGATGCTGCGTTTCGTCAAGACGCCCGAAGGCGCCATCGATCTGAGCAACGCGCACCCCTCGGGGTTGGCGCAGTTGCTGGCAGGTCGCAGAACACGCCTGTCCACGTTGATCCGGGACCGGCAGCAATACTTGGTTGCGGCCCGTGCCGCCCGCAACATCAGGTCCAAGATCTTCGAGCTGAGCAATGATCGCGGCATAGAGGCCGGATACTTGTCCGCGGGCACCGTGGTGTGGACCTCCGCCGTGGGCGGAAAACCGCAACGTGTCTCGGCGCCTGTGATGCTCGCTTCCATCATCCTGACCATCAGGCCGGGCGAAGACGACTTTGAACTCCAGCTCACCGAGCAGGCACGGATGAACCCTGCCCTGGTGCGCCACCTCAAGTCAGTCCACGGCATCGTCTTTGACGTCAACGCCGTAGCGCGCATGGCCTACAACACGGCCCGGTTCGATCCCCAGCCAGTGCTTGACCGACTGGCCACGCTCGTCCAGCCGATTCATGGCGCCGAGGTGGATTTCAACTTATTGGTCACCACCCTGGCTGACCTTTCGGGAAACCTTGATGATCCCTGGATCAACATGAACAACCCCACCGTGGCGGCGCTTGCTGTTGCGGCAAACGGTGGTGACATTGAGCCTGAGCCCATCAAGGCGGGCCGGTTCCCGAGCCTTGACCTTCGTGATCCCGCAGATGAGCTCCTCCTGCTGGACGCCGACACCGACCAGCAGTACGTGGTGGATGCCGTCCGGGCCGGAGATTCCCTGGTGGTGAGCACTCCGCCGGGAAGTGGACAAACGCAAACGGCCATCAACGCGATCGGTGCGCTGGTCAGCGAAGGCAAATCCGTGCTGGTGGTAGGTGACAGGCAGTCCAGCCTGGCAGGACTTTCCGCCCACCTGGAATCGCTCGGCCTCGACTCCATGCTGTTCCGCCCGGGTAACGGGACCACGCCGCAGCAGCTCAAAGGCCAGTTGGTCCGCGCGATCATGCGCAACGAGAAAGCGCTTGAGCCTCAACTGGGCAACTTGCACCAGACGCTCACCGGACACCGCCACGCCCTGATGGACCATGTAGCCTCGCTGCACAACGTCCGTGAACGGTGGGGTTGCTCGCCATACCAGGCCATGCAGTCGCTGGCAGAGCTGACGTCCATCCACCCCGCGCCGTCCACAACGGTCCGTCTGAAGCGCAGCGTCCTGGACAACATCAAGGACCGGGAGGAACTGGCCGGCCGCCTGCGCCGGGCTGCGGAGCTTGGCAGCTTCAGCAGGGCGTCCACTTCCAGCCCCTGGTATGGAGCGCGACTCGTGACGCGCAAGGAGACCGAGGAAGCCCAACAACTCGCCCGTCTGGCCGAGGAGAAGCTTCCCGTCCTGCGGGACCGGATGAAGCAGGTGTCCGATCACGCTGAAATCCGGCTGGGGGATACCTTCACTGAATGGGGAGCGCAGCTCGAACTGCTCATTGCCGTCCGGGAGAGCCTGGATAAGTTCACCCCGGACATCTTCGACCGGCCGGTGCACGACCTCATTTCCGCCACCGCCAGCTCCGCTTGGCGCCGTGAGCGCAACTTGGAGATGCCCTCCATGCAGCGTTCCCGCCTGCGCCGCGTAGCCAAGGAATATGTGCGGCCCGGAGTCCACATCGCCGACCTCCACAGCTCCCTCGTCCTGGTTCAGGAGCAGCGGGCTCTGTGGGCCGGATACGCTACCACCCAGCGCCACCCGGCTGTGCCTTCCGGGCTCGCCGACCTTGGAGCGCTGTACCGGGAGTTGGATGGCGAACTGCACCGCCTTGGTGCTGCCCTTAAGCACACCAGCGCTGGTGGCTCCTTGCACGGGACGCCGTACTTGGAACTGATGGAGCGGCTGGAACGGCTTGTTGCTGACACGGCAACATTGGAGACACTTCCCGAGCGCACTCTCCTGATAGAGGAAATGCGCGAACACGGCCTCGGAGAGTTGCTGTCCGATCTGGCTGCCCGCGAAGTACCTGCCGGCTCCGTGGCTGCCGAATTGGATCTGGCGTGGTGGCAATCCGCTTTGGAAGCCATGATCAGCGGCGACGACTACCTGGCGATGTCCGATGGCGATTCGCTGCGCCGCCTGGAAGCCGAATACCGGCTTGCTGACCAGGCCCACATCGCCAGTGGCGCCGCGCGTCTCCGGTGGCAGTTGGCCCAGAAATGGCGCCAGGGGCTGCTTGAGCACCCCCGGCAGGCGGAGTTGCTGCGTGCCTTGCTGAAGGATGGCCGGGTCACTTTGCCGGCGCTGAGCGCCCAGGCACCGGAACTCGTGCCACTCCTGGTGCCCGTTTGGTCGGTCAGCCCCTACCTCTTGACCGGTGTTCTTCCGGCCGAGCAAAAGTTTGACGCCGTGGTGGTCATAGACGCTGAATCCACCTCGCTGCAGGCCGTACTTCCTGCCATCGCCCGGGCGAAGCAGGTGGTGGCCTTCGGTGATGCGAAGATTGCCCATGCACGAACTTTCAGCGTTGCTGTGGAACCGCCGGTAGCCGGTGTTGCCAATCACGAAAATGTGGACAGCGCCTTCAAGGCGCTGGCCAGGGTACTTCCGACCTGGCAACTGAATTGGGTCTACCGCGCCGTAGACGAGGATTTGATCCTTCAGTTGAGCAAGAATTACTACGACGGAGGCCTGCGCCGCCTTCCTGACGGAAACTCTGTCACGGGACTGGACCGATCCATCCTGGTGGAGTACATTCCCGATGGCACCGGGCTTCCGGGGGCTGACCATGAGGGCGTGGAGTCCGTCACTGCCGAGGTTAATCGTGTGGTGGACCTTGTATTCGAACACGCCAGGCTGCGGCCCCGTACATCCCTGGCGGTAGTAACGGCCAGCTTGCGCCATGCCGCCCGCATCGGCGAGGCCATCAGGCTTCAACTGCCCAACCACCCCCTGCTGTCCACGTTCTTTGGTGCTGGTCCCGAGTCCTTCCGTGTGGTGGATCTGGAGCGAGCACAGGGCTTGGTACGGGACCACGTGATCTTTTCGCTTGGCTACGGCCGCACGCCACACGGCCGGGCACTTCATTCGTTCGGTCCGCTGTCCACTGAGGGTGGCCGGAACCGTTTCGCCTTGGCCATGACCCGCGCACGGCGTTCCATGCACGTCCTGAGCTGTTTCCGTCCCGAGGACCTTGACCTCGATCGGCTGGCTCATGGTGCGGTGGACTTCTACGAACTGCTCGACCGCGAGCTCTCCGGAAACAGCAACCTCGGGACACCCGCGTCCCGTGCTGTTGCCAGTGAGCAGGCGCTCGGTGAGGACCCCTTGGTCGCTGACCTCGGAGAACGCCTGAGGGCCCGGGGAGCCCGGGTCTGGCATCTCTACGATGGCGTTCTGGATATCGCAGCCGCGGCGGATCCCGTCCACACGATCGGCCGGGAGGGAGCAGAGATTCCCACCCCCGTCGCGATCGAATCCGATGGCACTGAACGCTACCGGCGGATGAGCGTCCGGGAACGCAGCCGGCTGCGTCCGCAGCTGCTGGAGCGCATGGGGTGGCGCTACATGTCCCTGTGGACCATTGAGGTCTTCACTGATCCTTCGTCCTGCGCGGATCGCATCGGCTCCTACCTTGGGCTGGAGAACCACATTCCGCGGTCGACGTCGCCTGAGCATGGCTTCCTGGACATGGACGTTGAACAATTGAGTGTGGACAAGGGGCAGCAAACGTTCGCTCCAAGTCCGGCACGGCAGGCACCTGGCCAGCCTGACGAAGCTGCCGGTGATGCAGACAGCGAAGAAGAGAACGGGAAAGAAGTACCACTGATGGAAGAAGCAACCGGTCCTGAAGACGGGTCCGTGACGGAATCCGCCGAGCCCGGCGCCGACACCACTGAAGAAACCCCGGACGCCACCGCCGCCGCAGCCAAACCAGGCGTGAGTGGCATTCTGCCCACCAAAGCAGCTGAAGACGATCCCCGGCGCTGGGGCGATGAGTCCGGTTACGACCATGAGCAGTGGCTTAAGGAACAAAAGCCGCCGCACTGGGGCTGA
- the guaA gene encoding glutamine-hydrolyzing GMP synthase — translation MTTPTAPQTSQKPVLVVDYGAQYAQLIARRVREANVYSEIVPHTFTTEQLLAKNPAAIILSGGPSSVYAEGAPSVGADLFEAGVPVFGICYGFQAMANALGGKVAQTGLREYGATEALVVGDARSILDGVPSSQNTWMSHGDSVHEAPEGFEVLASTAGAPVAAFANDEKRLYGVQWHPEVKHSVHGQHVLENFLFKGAGLSPNWTTGNILEEQVDRIRQQIGDSKVICGLSGGVDSAVAAALVQRAVGDQLTCVFVDHGLLREGEAEQVERDFVAATGVNLYVANEQERFQSALAGVSDPETKRKIIGREFIRAFEEAERAIIAQAAAEGEKIKFLVQGTLYPDVVESGGGEGAANIKSHHNVGGLPEDLQFELVEPLRALFKDEVRAVGAQLGLPQEIVGRQPFPGPGLGIRIVGEVTKERLDLLRKADAIARAELTAAGLDNDVWQMPVVLLADVRSVGVQGDGRTYGHPIVLRPVSSEDAMTADWSRLPYDLLARISNRITNEVDGVNRVVLDVTSKPPGTIEWE, via the coding sequence GTGACTACTCCCACCGCACCCCAAACTTCCCAGAAGCCGGTGCTGGTTGTTGACTACGGTGCCCAGTACGCGCAGCTGATTGCCCGCCGCGTCCGCGAAGCGAATGTGTATTCGGAAATTGTTCCGCATACCTTCACCACCGAGCAGCTTCTGGCCAAGAACCCGGCAGCCATCATCCTCTCCGGAGGACCCTCCAGCGTATACGCAGAGGGAGCCCCGAGCGTCGGCGCTGATCTCTTTGAAGCCGGGGTGCCTGTATTTGGCATTTGCTACGGCTTCCAGGCGATGGCCAATGCGTTGGGTGGCAAGGTGGCCCAGACGGGTCTCCGCGAGTACGGCGCCACTGAAGCCCTTGTTGTCGGCGATGCCCGGTCCATCCTGGACGGCGTCCCCTCCTCGCAGAACACCTGGATGAGCCACGGCGACTCCGTTCACGAGGCCCCTGAAGGTTTCGAAGTCCTCGCCTCCACGGCCGGTGCGCCGGTGGCTGCCTTTGCCAACGACGAGAAGCGCCTCTACGGTGTCCAGTGGCACCCCGAGGTCAAGCATTCCGTCCACGGCCAGCACGTCCTGGAGAACTTCCTGTTCAAGGGTGCGGGCCTGAGCCCCAACTGGACTACGGGCAATATCCTCGAAGAGCAGGTGGACCGGATCCGTCAGCAGATCGGGGACTCCAAGGTCATCTGTGGCCTCTCCGGCGGCGTTGACTCCGCTGTAGCTGCGGCTTTGGTCCAGCGCGCTGTTGGCGACCAGTTGACCTGTGTTTTCGTTGACCACGGCCTCCTGCGTGAAGGCGAAGCCGAACAGGTTGAGCGCGACTTCGTGGCAGCCACAGGCGTCAACCTCTACGTAGCCAATGAGCAGGAACGCTTCCAGTCAGCATTGGCCGGCGTCAGCGATCCCGAAACCAAGCGCAAGATCATTGGCCGCGAATTCATTCGTGCCTTCGAGGAAGCGGAGCGGGCCATCATCGCCCAGGCTGCTGCTGAAGGCGAGAAGATCAAGTTCCTGGTTCAGGGAACCCTGTACCCGGACGTCGTCGAATCAGGTGGCGGCGAAGGTGCTGCCAACATCAAGAGCCACCACAACGTGGGCGGGCTTCCCGAGGACCTGCAGTTCGAGCTCGTTGAGCCGCTGCGGGCACTGTTCAAGGACGAAGTACGCGCCGTCGGTGCCCAGCTTGGGCTGCCGCAGGAAATCGTCGGCCGCCAGCCGTTCCCTGGCCCCGGCCTGGGAATCCGCATCGTGGGCGAAGTGACCAAGGAACGCCTGGACCTGCTGCGCAAGGCGGATGCCATTGCCCGTGCGGAGCTCACGGCTGCCGGGTTGGATAACGACGTCTGGCAGATGCCGGTAGTCCTCCTGGCCGATGTCCGCAGCGTTGGTGTCCAGGGTGATGGCCGTACCTACGGCCACCCGATCGTGCTGCGTCCGGTGTCCTCCGAAGACGCCATGACGGCGGACTGGTCGCGGTTGCCTTACGACCTCCTTGCCCGGATCTCCAACCGCATTACCAACGAGGTCGACGGCGTGAACCGCGTGGTGCTGGACGTCACCAGCAAGCCACCGGGAACCATCGAGTGGGAATAG